CCCAGCCTAGCTCAGTGCGCAGCTTGGTGGCATCGATGGCGTAGCGCAGGTCGTGACCAGCTCGGTCCTTAACTTGATCGTAGGCGTCGGCCGGCTGACCCATATCGGTCAGTATTAATTCGAGCACCTCTTTATTGTTTTTTTCACCATTGGCGCCAATCATGTAGGTTTCACCACTGGTGCCGTTATCGATGATGGCATGCACCGCGCTGTTATGATCGTCGACGTGAATCCAGTCGCGTACGTTTTGGCCGGCGCCATACAGCTTGGGTCGTTCTCCGGTTAAGATGTTGGTAATTTGTCGGGGAATAAACTTTTCGACGTGCTGGCGAGGGCCGTAGTTGTTGGAGCAGTTGCTGATAGTGGCATGAATCCCAAATGAGCGAACCCAGGCTCTTACCAGCATGTCGCTACCGGCCTTAGTTGAGGAGTAGGGGCTAGAAGGGTTATAGGGAGTTGTCTCTTTAAACTTGTTTGGGTCGTCGAGCTCGAGGTCACCGTAAACCTCGTCGGTACTAATGTGGTGCAGGCGTTTTTGGTGTTTTCGCACCGCTTCTAAAATATGGTAAGTGCCAACGATGTTGGTTTCGACAAATGGCCAAGGCCCAGCCAGTGAGTTGTCGTTGTGTGATTCAGCGGCAAAGTGAACCACCACGTCGGTGTCGGCGACCAGCTTATCGACGAGCTCGGCGTCCTGAATTTCTCCCTTAACAAACTCAATTTGATCACGAATCGGATCAAGTGTTTTTGGATTACCAGCGTAGGTCATGGCATCTAAAACGGTCAGTTTATAGCTGGGGTGATGTTTGAGGGTGTAGTGCACAAAGTTTCCCCCAATAAACCCGGCGCCTCCAGTAATCAGCATCTTCATATCAGAACCTAGTATAGCAGCACTGCGGCGTGGCTCAACCACTCAGACAATTATTCTCAGCTACGTTATACTAAAGAGGTATATAAAGGCAGCAATGATAGATTCTCGCGCAATTAAAATTGGCTTAGGCGGTGCTTTGGCGGTTATCGTATTGAGCTTTGTGGTGTCGTTTGGTTTTTATAGCAACCGAATTCTCCCCGGTGTTAAGGTGAATGGCGTTAATGTGGGCGGACTAACCAAGCCGGCCGCCCAAAAGTTGCTCGAGCAGGAGCTGGCGCAGTACCAAACCAAGGAGCTGCTGGTGCAGTACAACAAAACCACCTTGCGCATTCCAATTAGCGCTCTCAAGCCGCAGCTGGCCGGTAATGCGGCGGAGTTTGCATATAGTTATGGTCGGACCGGTTCGCCCGGTGAGCAGTTCCACGCCCGGGCGCGCAGTTTGGTGAATCGCCCTACCATGGTAACCGCCTACAGTTACGATAGTTCGGCCTTAACCCCATTTGCGTTACAGGTGGATGAAGACGTTAATAAACCGGTCGCCAATGCTGCCCTTAGCTTTGATGGCGGGCAGGTTGTGGTTAGCCCCTCGCAGCCAGGACGGCGCCTAGATATTGGTCTGCTGGCCCGAGAGGTGGGTCAATACTTGGGTCGTAGCCAGGACGGGTTGTTAACCGCGCCAACTTATTTGGTTGAGGCTACCATCGACGAAGACACCTTGGCGGCCGCTCAGCAGCAAGCCACTAAGTTGACCAGCGCTCCGCTAACGGTCACCGCCGGCTCAACCAGCCGAACCGTCGACCAGTCGACCATTTTGGGCTGGCTGAGCGTTACGGCACAAAGTTATGCTACCGATATGGCCACCGGTAACCTAATGGGCTTTTACCGACTGCCAACCGAAGAGGTGGCCGATAGCCACCTTGATCCAGGTCGAGTGGAGTCGTTTGCGCAGAGCTTGGCTAAGTCGGTTAACACCGAGCCGCAAGATGCCGGGTTAACTATTCAGGATGGCAAGGTGGTGGTGGCCTCACCGAGTCGAGACGGGTTACAGCTTGATGTGGCCAAGGCGACTCAGCAGATCATCACGGCGCTTAATCAGGGCACTACCGGTCAGACCTTGGCGCTGGCAACCAAGGTGGCAAAGCCAGCGGTGTACGAGGGCAACTTGGACCAGCTGGGCATTAAGGAGTTGATTGGCGAGGGGGTTAGCTACTTCCCCGGATCATCGCGTGATCGCATCACCAATGTGGCGGTTGGGACGCGTCGGTATCAAAACGTGCTTATTAAGCCAGGTCAAACCTTTTCGTTTGGGGCGCAGCTGGGTGATGTGGGGCCGGCTCAGGGTTATAAGCCGTCATTGGTTATTATTGGCACTAAAGAAGAAAAACAGTACGGTGGCGGTTTATGCCAGGTCTCAAGCACGCTGTACCGAGCGGCCCTGACGGCTGGTTTACCAATCGTGCAGCGTACCAACCACGCCTTTGCCATCAATGAGTTTTACACTCAACCCTATGGTGTACCGGGTGTGGATGCGACGGTTTATTACCCGGCGGTTGATCTTAAGTTTAAGAACGATACCCCCGGCTACATTTTGATTCAAACCAACATGCAGGGCACCACGCTCAAGTTTGATCTGTACGGCACCAAGGTAAAGAGCGGGCGAATTCGCGGTCCGGAATTTATAAGCGGCAGCATGGACGCGACCCAGCCATCGCACACCGTGTTTTATCGTGATGTTTTAGATTTAAACGGTAACGTCACCAAGACCGACACCGTCCACACCTACTACAAGTCGAGTAAGGACTTTACGGTGGTGGAGAGCAAGCAGTTTAACTAAGCGCTTGTAACCAAAACAATTTTAGGCTTGACCTTTCGCTTTTTGTTCGCCATACTAAAAACGAACAAAGCAATAAGGAGGGGCCATGGGCGAGCCACTAACCAAGCGACAAAAAGAAGTTTTAGATTACGTTTCGCAGTACATCGAGCTGCACGGCTACGCGCCAAGCTATCGTGAGATTGCCGAGGCTTTTAATCTGGGTTCGGTAGCGACCGTGGCCGATCACGTTGATACCTTGGTGTCCAAGGGTCTGCTGCGCAAAAGTGATAACTCGGCCCGCTCATTGCAGCTGGTTGACGAAGAGGACTTTGATGACGAGCACGCGGTTGGTTTGCCAATCATGGGTATGATTGCGGCCGGCCAGCCAATTCAAGCCATGACCGGCCACGCCGAGACGCTGGAGGTGCCACCGTTTATGGTTGGGACCCGTAACAGTTACGTGTTACAGGTAAAGGGAGACTCAATGATTAATGAGGGTATCTTTGAAGGCGACTACGTGGTAATTCAAGAAAAAGATACTCCATCGCAGGGCGAGATGGTGGTAGCGCTAGTAAATGGCGAAGAGGCCACTCTTAAGCGCTACTACAAGGAAAAAAACCACATCCGATTGCAGCCAGCCAACGATGCTTACGACCCAATTATTGTGCCAAAAGATACGCCAATAAAAATCCAAGGTGTCTGTATTGGGGTGATTCGCAAATACTAGCTTTTTAGCGGTCCGGAAAGATAAAAACAAAGGGGGACAATATGAATATCAACAAACGTGCATTACGACGAAGCTATCGTAAGTATCTGTTTTCGTACAGCTTCGACGTGATTGAGCCAAAGCGGCGCGGGATTCAGCAGGTGGAGCTGACCAGCACGCCACGGCTACCGCCAACCAAAGAAAACTCGAAGCAACACGCTTAAAACAAACATATGTGGTAAGGAACACGATTGCAGGAGGCCCGGTTAACGGGTCTTTTTGCGGTTTTGAGTACTAGAGTTGTACAAAAACTCGCGGGTAAGTGGCAGGCCATTGTTGACGCCCTTGGTAAACACAAACTGCGACAGGTCCAAGCCGCC
This window of the Patescibacteria group bacterium genome carries:
- the rfbB gene encoding dTDP-glucose 4,6-dehydratase; the protein is MKMLITGGAGFIGGNFVHYTLKHHPSYKLTVLDAMTYAGNPKTLDPIRDQIEFVKGEIQDAELVDKLVADTDVVVHFAAESHNDNSLAGPWPFVETNIVGTYHILEAVRKHQKRLHHISTDEVYGDLELDDPNKFKETTPYNPSSPYSSTKAGSDMLVRAWVRSFGIHATISNCSNNYGPRQHVEKFIPRQITNILTGERPKLYGAGQNVRDWIHVDDHNSAVHAIIDNGTSGETYMIGANGEKNNKEVLELILTDMGQPADAYDQVKDRAGHDLRYAIDATKLRTELGWEPQYTTFEDGLKQTIKWYEENRDWWEPQKAATEAKYKKLGHS
- the lexA gene encoding transcriptional repressor LexA, whose amino-acid sequence is MGEPLTKRQKEVLDYVSQYIELHGYAPSYREIAEAFNLGSVATVADHVDTLVSKGLLRKSDNSARSLQLVDEEDFDDEHAVGLPIMGMIAAGQPIQAMTGHAETLEVPPFMVGTRNSYVLQVKGDSMINEGIFEGDYVVIQEKDTPSQGEMVVALVNGEEATLKRYYKEKNHIRLQPANDAYDPIIVPKDTPIKIQGVCIGVIRKY